In one window of Henckelia pumila isolate YLH828 chromosome 1, ASM3356847v2, whole genome shotgun sequence DNA:
- the LOC140874959 gene encoding uncharacterized protein → MASSVAMKLSVILFLTLFSSMKTQARDSQFFNKVSSDVVPNQQQPAAATVAPNKEQPLNNPQQEPTFLPENENGYGLYGHEAGQLPPSTTTTTSTPAFSQEIPNKHLPKNYNPVAYVTEPENVDDSSNSFSEDTYANNNNGNYYNNDARNYNDNRAPQEYQFQTGQPKYRSYTANTFTANSRYSNDNFNYNGGSSFNSGPQGLSDAEFDGREYNGVQESSFQPQGMSDTRSLENGKYYYDVNNEKYSENHPYESLNGVRDNNYRNNYGNSYQSQYEFPNEQNLP, encoded by the coding sequence ATGGCTTCCTCTGTGGCCATGAAACTCTCAGTCATCCTCTTCCTTACCCTGTTTTCCTCCATGAAAACACAAGCAAGAGACAGCCAGTTCTTCAACAAAGTTTCCTCCGATGTTGTCCCAAACCAACAACAACCCGCCGCCGCCACTGTTGCTCCAAACAAAGAGCAACCTCTCAACAACCCACAGCAAGAACCCACTTTCCTGCCGGAAAACGAAAACGGCTACGGCCTTTACGGCCACGAAGCTGGCCAACTTCCTCcttccaccaccaccaccacctccACGCCCGCTTTCTCCCAAGAAATCCCCAACAAACACCTCCCAAAGAACTACAACCCGGTGGCCTATGTGACAGAACCAGAAAACGTAGACGACAGCAGCAACTCCTTCTCCGAAGACACTTACGCCAACAACAACAACGGAAACTACTACAACAACGACGCCCGAAACTACAACGACAACCGTGCGCCGCAAGAATACCAATTCCAGACAGGGCAACCAAAGTACAGAAGCTACACCGCCAACACCTTCACCGCGAACAGCAGATACAGCAACGACAACTTCAACTACAACGGCGGCAGCAGCTTCAACAGCGGCCCACAAGGATTATCCGACGCCGAGTTCGACGGCCGCGAGTACAATGGCGTCCAAGAAAGCAGCTTCCAGCCACAGGGGATGAGCGACACCAGATCCCTCGAAAATGGCAAGTACTATTACGACGTAAACAACGAGAAATACAGCGAAAACCACCCCTATGAAAGCTTGAATGGGGTTCGGGACAACAATTACAGGAACAACTATGGAAACAGTTACCAGAGCCAGTATGAGTTCCCAAATGAACAGAATTTGCCTTGA